DNA from Rosa rugosa chromosome 6, drRosRugo1.1, whole genome shotgun sequence:
ttctttttctaggGGTTTAAAATttctaaagaaaagaaaaaaaaaaaaatcagatttcatTCAATAGACTTCCTCGGCGGAATCAAGTTAAAAAACaatgaaacagaaaaaaaaaatgtttattgCATCTGTCATCTTAATGCCTCCTTCAGGTCAACAAATGCTCCCTTTCGTTCCAGGGAGAGGGGCGGAGGCACACACGGACCTCGTGTTCTTCTGGTCCTACTCGACGTTTGGGCACCATAACTTCGAGCATTGTTCCTGTCTCATCACAATACGCTTCCAGTTTGGCATCTTCTGGAATGCGAGTTGGAAGAGCAATTTCCCTGACAAATTCCCCAGGAGGACAGTGCTCTGGTGCCAGATCTGTTAGCTTAAATGTTCTATCACGCCTCTTAATGAATGGCATACAAGCTGTACTCACACAAGATATCTTTACAATCCCATGTGAATTAGTATTCCTCCAAGTAACTTTAACCCTTTGAAGATCTACAAAAGGTAAGCTGACAATGACCAAAAACCCTTCATCGTCCTCGTATATTGTCTTTGCAGCTGTAACCGGCCCAGATGCATTCTTCATTGCCCCACTAAACTCATTAAACCAAGATGACTCATCTGTGTGGATTTTGCCATCCAAAACTCTGTCAAAATGGTGGTTATTAGGTAAACAGCAATCATTGTCATTTCCATGAGGAAAGAGTTCTTTCTTTCGCTTATGGCAGACCGGTGACAGGTCCATTCCATCACTGTTTCCATGGTCTGATGGCTGAGTTGACAAATTCAAACCAGTACCATCAAGCAATTTTCTTTGATGAGAATTTATATTGTTCTTTGATGGAGGGGCAGGCCGGTCAAGCTCAAGTTCTGGATTCTGTATGTTCCTCCAAGAACCAAAATCACTTGCTTCAAGCGGGATTGAGAAGTTTACATCTCGGCCTGTAAGCTCTGTCCAcctcttcctctcttcctcATCAAGACACATGAGGTTGGGTGTCCTAACAATTTCAATCCCATGAACACATTGAGGGTTAGAGAGACCCCTGTAGTGCTTCCTCTGCATTCGATGAGACCGCACAAAACCTCTGTCCACACTAAATGGGAAGGGCCGCTCTCCTTGGCGAGAATGCCCATTCATGTAACTCCTCAGCTGCATCTTCCCCAATGCATTTTCGGGCCTTTCCTTGAAAACCCACATGTACATGTTTTCCATATCATGCTGAACCAAGAAAGCATCTAGCTGCAAGTCTGTTTTGTCAAACCCAGACACCCCATTACTGTCCCGAATGATCTTGCACTTAGACTTCTCGTTCAAAACAGGCTTGAAATAGAAGCTAAAGAAAAACCATGCACCCCAAACACTATCGAGTCTCTTGTTGCATTTCCTTGCGACTTTGGGGAGACTGATTGTTGTCTCAGCTTCATACACTTGAGACCCAAGGCCTACATCCAAGATGTCACATGGATCATTCCAAGTTGGAGGAGGTGGGCTTGGTTCAGACAGCAACGGGAGATTGATATCAGGAGGGCGCGAAAGTATGAAAGTCCGAttcatctctctctccaatTCATCATGTGCCAAAGAACCAGAATCCATCGACAACAATGTAGACAAATGAGAATTCTCTATGGACAAAGTAGTGAGAAGAGCTTCCCCCATGATTCTCCACAAATCAATTAATTCCTTCTCCTGCTTTCGGGTTACAAGTCATAAACCCACTATTCAAATATAGTCACCTCACAAACATCTTTAACACATCAAAATGAACTAACAAAGACTGCAGATCCGTCACACAATCATCAAACGAAAAAGTCCTTATGACTCACACCCACAAACAAATCATCCAAATAGTTGCAGACCCATCACTCAATCCCAAACCACATTGAAGCACAACAATCAactcaaaacaagaacaacctgAAAACCATAACAAATCAATGAAACTCAATCACAACTACTTCTCACAAAATCAATAACATTATATTCAATCAATGAACTTCAGCACAGCCCATCCCTCATTCTGCTTCacataaaacccaaaacccaaaaacaaaaacagggctcataaattccatcatttcttTCATTCCCACACAACAAATTAACTTACTTTCAAAACCCATACATCTCAGTTCTAtacaaagcttcaaactttCTTCAAAATCCCAAGAATCCAAACCATCTTTGCTTTTCAAAGATCCAATATTCCAATATATTTCCCATTCCCACCTTCTTATCATCCAAAACAAACCGACCcagaacccaaaaaaaaaaccctagaatctcaacaacaacaaaaaatcccCAAAATGTATATGAGAATATAAATATTCAAAGCAATAAAATCAAgcaaaaacaaacccaaaaaaaaaaattcccaaaATCGAAGAGATATTCGAAGGTTTTACCTATAAAGGAAGCTTTGGAAACAAACAGCTACAGAGGAAATTGCAATCAGAGCCTCAAAATTGGGAGAGAGAATgatagaaagaaagagagggagagagagagaggggtggaGATAACGGAGTCTGTTTAAAGAGACGGAGTTAGTGAGAACAGACCTGCACCGGTTAACATCGGAGTTCGGAATGTAACGGCGTTTGAGTTAACGGCGGCGGTGAATTATGTGCCCCCGAGATGGGTCAAAACAGGCGTCTCTTGGAATTGGACCTATGTGGGTTCAGATGGACCATTGTGAGTTTGACCCGGACCCGGATTCTAGTAAGCCGATCTTAACCGTTAAATCATGTTTAATGCTTGAGATGACGCCACATTAGCCATTTTAAGGTActatcatgatttttggaatatTTGTACGTAATTAAACTCTTTCCTTTTCAGCTCATTTTCCATTCAAAATAGATAACTTATGATGAGACTTTGGTCCAAATTTATGGTCTTAATAATAGTCTGGTTGTTAGAAATAAATGGAAAGATGACTCGTACGGCGACAAATGTTCGCATCTCTTTACATTACTCTTCACCGATTTTATGGTTGACCTATGTCATCTAATTGAGATTTGATCGTGTAACTGATGGATTGAGATGTTAACGGGCGTGACTGAATGAAGTCTGTGTAGCTTACGGTTTTCATTGGTCTTGTGGCTACTTTTGCCTAATAGAGTTTTTTGTCCAACCTAGTTGTGCACATTGGAAGGTCTGTTATCACAAACTTGAAAGCATACGCAACTATCCTCTACAATCAGTAGCCAACTGCCCAACTATTGTGATATTATTTTGTAAAAAcacttttttttcttgaatcgcTCATATGGTGAATTTCTTTTTTACGGTCTATAATGAAAATTAAGGTGAttattttattcaaaatttaTATTTCTTTGTTCTAGTCAAAGTGTATATTTCTCTTCAGAGAACATGAAAAGAATGGAAGAATCCTACAAAATAAAAGTGGAATTGTTGGGGACCTAGCTTGCTTGACATATGTTGAGTTGAAGACGACTACCAGTCAACAACACAGCCGTTAGCGACGACTGACGGCGTTAACCATACTTAGGAGCTTATCACAGACACGTAATAGCTTTTCGAATTTTTATGTCGATCACATAATTGTCAAAGTCTGAAAGATAAGAAGAAGACACGGTGCTCCATGGCTCACACCCAGTCCAAGTCTACTTATCACCACACCACACCACCTCCATTATTTGATAACCCAAAACCATAAGTTGGGCCTCACTCCACTTGATCTCAAGATATTTTCCGGATATTTTATATTACCAAATCATTTTCTTCACTTTTTATCACATTCTAAACTTTAttagtaggaaaaaaaaaaattgttagtaGAACTAGATAGATGATCATCTCTCGTATACGACCGATCTTGTTATAGTAGTGTTGCTGTCAGAATAACTGAATATCGAATAATTAGTAGCGTCAGAAGATATTCTGCTCTCGCctaattatttattatgataaaaaaaattaatgaaaggGATCGAACATATATTTTGGGTCTCGGAAGTACAAGCCTGGTAAATGGGAATTGTCCTTTAAGCCTTCTAGGTCTCCCACTTACACTTCATCAATGACATCAAGTGTTTTACTAGTCACCAAAGATTAAGCGTGTGTCCACTATTACAACAACTTCAACACATGGGTAGTCAAGGAAAATAATGTTATTAATATAGGGAGAATTATTGATACTTGGAGTTGATAATGTACCAAATGGTACCTTAACTATAAGTCTAAGTGTTTTCTGATTTTAGGCTGTATCCTAGACCCTTATTACAGTTAATTGGAATTATTTAATTGAGACCCTAATCATCTAAATCGGTGACTAAAAGAcggaaaattatttaaaaagaaGATAAGAGCTAGCATGCTTCTATCTAATTTGTCCTCGTATATATGTCATATGTGGTGTGTCCTTATAGGGGCCGTCCATGGCAGCTTTCATGTATAACTAGTACTTAAAGTTAGTAAGATTCCATTTTGCTATATCTTAAGTGAAAAGCAAGTAAGCATAGATCGTCCTCCACTAACACTACTTGCAGAAAATGGTAGGTGCTCTCTGATCCAAATCATTTGATGTACCAAGTTGAGTGTATGAGATATGAGAAAAGACTAGAGTGATTTGCCTTATATGGCTACTTGTAAGCAAGAGCCGATCTCATCGATGATCCACATGAGAATAACACGAGATGAAATGTAAACTCAtacgagtttttttttttatgtgtaaAATAATATTGAGGTCATTTCAATTGGAGCATGGACTGAGCTTTTATCTACAATATATCATGAGTTTTGTCATCGATATTGTGAGAATGTTGATTTGGTAATTGCATAGTGCGAACATTTTCATGTTTTCTCCATAGCTCCAGCTCCATTTTATAGGATCTTCATTTGATGACTATGTTTCGATTCTCTAATAAAAACTGAAGGGAACCAATCTCATAAAAAAGGGGTCCAAGTTTAAAAaatgactaaattcagtttgccccctccaactttggggcaaacatcagtttggtccatgatctttttttttaatcatgatggtccttgcACTTTCATTTTCCATCACGCGAGTCCAAAAATCAAATTTGACTCGAAAGATGACGTCACAAGCTGAGTTGGCCCCGACATgagggcccacttttcagattttaacTCTCAATTTGGATGAAATGTCCAGATTGCCCCTCTGCacaattcttctttttcttcctcttgtTCATCCTTTCGGCAGCAAAAGCAGAAGAAAAATTCAAAGTCCACTCATCAAATTGTGATAGACAAATTCATCCTCTTCctcattgttttcttttctgactcattcatcatcatcttctatcTTACCTCTTCTATTGGCATTGACAGCTTCTCTCACTCCCATTCAAACTCCCGATCCGAACCACCACCATTACCGCCACCACTgcataaaaacaaaaatcaagctAAATTAATTGAATCGGCTATTATGATATGCAGCTGTCAATCAAGAATAAATCAAAACCACATCTCTAAATTAAAGCCTATAGTGATACTTGCTAGCTCTCAGTTTCGTAGAAATAGTAAATTCCTAATCAATGCGCCAACAAATCACACCTAATAGCCACAACAAATTTTTGGATCAATCAAGAAAAATACAACTGTTGCGGAAAGGAAAATGGTGATCAAATCTGAGTTGCTGCGGCGAGGAAAATGGTGATCAATCCCAGACCCGATTTGTGTGGCCCGAAGAGTTAAGGACTGGATTGATCCTGAGATTCATAGTGTGGCTGGCCTCGAATGATTGGACACCCGAGACGATACAAAATCTGATTGGTCCAAATCAGACCCAGAAGCCGGTTTCGCCTTCGGCTAATTCGTCgtcgtcttcctcctcctcgGTGGCATCTCTGTCAACCCTGTCGTGTTCAAACCAGTCGATGATAGAGGTCGCACCAGCCATTTCAGAAGGGAAATCCAATGCCGCGGCTGAGATCTTCAATCGCCTGACCCAGGTAACAAACCCAAGACCCAATACGGAGCAGAGGCTGCTTGAGTTCTCTGCTTTGGCGTTGAAGTCCTGGGTCAACCCGGTGGATAATCCGGGCAGGTTGAAGATTGAGAGTGCGGTGCTTGAATCTCGGCTTGACAGAGGACAAAAGAGATTGAGAAGATTTTGGTTTTAGGCTTTACAAATTGCagcagaagagagaagagagagaaaatgcaaagaagaaaaaataaataaattagaaattagatttattagaaataaaaggaaaaagaaattagaTTGGATTGGAAATATCCATTTTACCCTTCATAGGGgttcaaaatctgaaaagtgggcctTCATGTCGGGGCCAACTCAGCTTGTGACGTCATCTTTCGAGTCAAATTTGATTTTTGGACTCGCGTAATGAAAAATGAAAGTGCAatgaccatcatgattaaaaaaaaagatcaatgaccaaactgat
Protein-coding regions in this window:
- the LOC133714989 gene encoding uncharacterized protein LOC133714989, whose product is MGEALLTTLSIENSHLSTLLSMDSGSLAHDELEREMNRTFILSRPPDINLPLLSEPSPPPPTWNDPCDILDVGLGSQVYEAETTISLPKVARKCNKRLDSVWGAWFFFSFYFKPVLNEKSKCKIIRDSNGVSGFDKTDLQLDAFLVQHDMENMYMWVFKERPENALGKMQLRSYMNGHSRQGERPFPFSVDRGFVRSHRMQRKHYRGLSNPQCVHGIEIVRTPNLMCLDEEERKRWTELTGRDVNFSIPLEASDFGSWRNIQNPELELDRPAPPSKNNINSHQRKLLDGTGLNLSTQPSDHGNSDGMDLSPVCHKRKKELFPHGNDNDCCLPNNHHFDRVLDGKIHTDESSWFNEFSGAMKNASGPVTAAKTIYEDDEGFLVIVSLPFVDLQRVKVTWRNTNSHGIVKISCVSTACMPFIKRRDRTFKLTDLAPEHCPPGEFVREIALPTRIPEDAKLEAYCDETGTMLEVMVPKRRVGPEEHEVRVCLRPSPWNEREHLLT